In Fundulus heteroclitus isolate FHET01 chromosome 8, MU-UCD_Fhet_4.1, whole genome shotgun sequence, a genomic segment contains:
- the surf4 gene encoding surfeit locus protein 4 produces the protein MGQEDLMNKAEDVADQFLRVTKQYLPHLARLCLISTFLEDGIRMWFQWNEQRDYIEATWNCGYFLATCFVLLNLIGQLGGCVLILSRNFVQYACFGLFGIIALQTVAYSILWDLKFLMRNLALGGGLLLLLAESRSEGKSMFAGVPSMGESSPKQYMQLGGRVLLVLMFMTLLHFDSSFFSILQNMVGTALIILVAIGFKTKLAALTLVVWLLAINVYFNAFWTIPAYKPMHDFLKYDFFQTTSVIGGLLLVVALGPGGVSMDEKKKEW, from the exons TTTCTGCGGGTGACCAAGCAGTACCTGCCCCACCTGGCGCGCCTGTGTCTCATCAGCACGTTCCTCGAGGACGGGATCCGCATGTGGTTCCAGTGGAACGAGCAGAGAGACTACATCGAGGCCACCTGGAACTGTGGCTACTTCCTGGCTACATGCTTTGTGCTGCTTAACCTAATCGGACAGCTCG GTGGTTGTGTCCTCATCCTCAGTAGAAATTTTGTACAGTATGCCTGCTTTGGATTATTTGGCATCATAGCGTTACAG ACCGTTGCTTACAGCATTTTATGGGACCTCAAGTTTTTGATGAG GAACCTGGCCCTTGGAGGTggtctgctcctgctgctggcGGAGTCTCGTTCGGAGGGGAAGAGCATGTTCGCCGGCGTGCCCTCCATGGGAGAGAGTTCGCCGAAGCAGTACATGCAGCTGGGCGGCCGAGTGCTGCTAGTGCTCATGTTCATGACTCTGTTACACTTTGACTCCAGCTTCTTCTCT ATCCTGCAGAACATGGTGGGGACAGCTTTAATCATTCTGGTGGCCATCGGCTTCAAAACCAAACTGGCAGCCCTGACCCTGGTCGTGTGGCTCCTTGCCATCAACGTGTACTTCAACGCTTTCTGGACCATCCCCGCCTACAAGCCCATGCACGACTTCCTCAAGTATGACTTCTTCCAGACCACCTCGGTCATCGGCggcctgctgctggtggtggcgCTCGGCCCCGGCGGCGTGTCCATGGACGAGAAGAAGAAGGAGTGGTAG